Proteins co-encoded in one Malus domestica chromosome 09, GDT2T_hap1 genomic window:
- the LOC103456022 gene encoding putative UDP-glucose flavonoid 3-O-glucosyltransferase 3, whose amino-acid sequence MKQPMKLVFIPYAGTGHLISAVEMAKLLVSRDEKLFITVLIMKLPFESKGTEAYISSLESSPVLSRVNFITLPQAASDIDTRKSPNAFRSKFVESHKPYVKDAVSKLAESESESTRVAGFVIDMVCTTMVDVANDFGVPTYMFFTSPAGFLGLVLNIQTIRDVYGKHVSEFKGSDAELTLPTFVDSVPAGVLPSVLLDKDGAKAFLGYANRFRELKGILINTFVELESHALDSLSDGKTPPVYPVGPILNLKISETEVGSKQAQQKSDILEWLDEQPDSSVVFLCFGSMGSFGEDQVREIASGLEQSGHRFLWSLRQPPPKGIIASPSDYSDPKAVLPEGFLDRTAGIGKVIGWAPQVAILAHPAVGGFVSHCGWNSTLESLWFGVPVAAWPVYAEQQLNAFELVRELGLAVEVNMEYRRDLYGEYPNVVKAHELERGIKELMEKDSDVRKRVKDMSEKSKKALMVGGSSYNSLGRFLDQISL is encoded by the coding sequence ATGAAGCAACCAATGAAACTCGTCTTCATCCCCTATGCCGGCACCGGCCACCTCATCTCCGCCGTGGAGATGGCAAAGCTCCTTGTCTCTCGAGACGAGAAACTCTTCATCACAGTCCTCATCATGAAGCTCCCCTTCGAATCCAAGGGTACAGAGGCCTACATATCCTCCCTCGAATCCTCTCCCGTGTTGTCACGTGTCAACTTCATCACCCTCCCACAGGCCGCCTCCGACATCGACACGCGCAAAAGTCCCAACGCCTTCCGCAGCAAATTCGTCGAGAGCCACAAACCCTACGTCAAAGATGCTGTCTCCAAACTCGCCGAGTCAGAGTCCGAGTCGACTCGGGTTGCCGGGTTTGTCATCGACATGGTTTGCACGACAATGGTCGACGTGGCCAATGATTTCGGAGTTCCTACGTACATGTTCTTCACTTCGCCGGCCGGGTTTCTCGGGCTGGTACTTAATATCCAAACGATTCGCGACGTGTATGGCAAGCACGTAAGCGAGTTCAAGGGCTCGGATGCTGAGTTGACACTGCCAACTTTTGTCGACTCGGTTCCGGCTGGAGTTTTGCCAAGCGTCCTTTTGGACAAGGATGGTGCGAAAGCTTTCCTTGGCTATGCCAACAGGTTTAGAGAACTCAAGGGTATTCTGATAAATACGTTCGTTGAGTTGGAATCACACGCCCTTGATTCACTTTCTGATGGTAAGACCCCACCTGTGTACCCTGTGGGACCTATTCTGAACCTAAAGATCAGTGAAACCGAGGTGGGTTCGAAGCAGGCTCAGCAGAAGTCGGATATATTGGAGTGGCTAGATGAGCAGCCCGATTCATCTGTGGTGTTCCTGTGCTTTGGGAGCATGGGAAGCTTTGGTGAGGACCAGGTGAGGGAGATAGCATCGGGGCTGGAGCAGAGCGGGCATCGCTTCTTGTGGTCGCTGCGCCAGCCCCCACCAAAGGGGATTATCGCTTCCCCTAGTGACTATTCGGATCCTAAGGCAGTCCTACCTGAAGGATTCCTCGATCGGACAGCTGGGATTGGGAAGGTCATAGGTTGGGCTCCGCAAGTGGCGATCCTAGCCCACCCGGCCGTCGGAGGGTTCGTGTCCCATTGCGGGTGGAATTCCACGTTGGAGAGCCTATGGTTTGGCGTGCCGGTCGCAGCTTGGCCGGTGTACGCGGAGCAACAACTAAATGCATTTGAGTTGGTGAGGGAATTAGGATTGGCGGTGGAAGTTAATATGGAGTATAGGAGGGACTTGTACGGTGAGTACCCAAATGTTGTGAAGGCACATGAACTAGAGCGAGGGATAAAGGAGTTGATGGAGAAGGATAGTGATGTGAGGAAGAGGGTGAAGGACATGAGTGAGAAGAGCAAGAAAGCCCTGATGGTTGGTGGCTCCTCTTACAATTCATTGGGACGTTTTCTTGATCAAATTTCCCTATGA
- the LOC114826974 gene encoding UDP-glycosyltransferase 71A16-like, with protein sequence MYTHTYLRVIYIYRERERELVFIPAIGIGHLASSFEIAKLLVVRDDRLFITVLTMKLPLESKLKLKGADDAERIRFINLPEEAVETKGIKTSLFLKLFVENHKQHVRDAVAKLTSEALQSDCKPSLVGFVIDMFCTTMIDVANEFGVPTYVFFTSGAGFLGLVLHLQTLHDEQNKDCTELKESDPDLVLPCLVNPMPARVLPGMYLDKDSATEFINHARRFRETKGILVNTFMELESHGRGALTDCKTPSLYPVGPILNLKSDPEGSELAKKKEILEWLDDQPPLSVVFLCFGSMGCFGGDQVKEIAAALEHSGLRFLWSLRQPPPKGELPFASDYADPSGVLPQGFLDRTAGTGKVIGWAPQVAVLGHPSVGGFVSHCGWNSTLESLWYGVPVAAWPMYVEQQLNAFELVRELGLAVEIKMDYRREGEVVVRAEEIERGIREVMEVESEQRKKVKEMSEKSRRALMDGGSSHSSLDRFIDQIFL encoded by the coding sequence ATGTATACACATACATACTTAcgtgtaatatatatatatagagagagagagagagagctagtgTTCATTCCTGCCATAGGTATTGGCCATCTTGCGTCCTCGTTCGAGATCGCAAAGCTCTTAGTTGTTCGAGACGACCGGCTTTTCATCACAGTGCTCACCATGAAGCTGCCCTTGGAGTCCAAGTTGAAGCTCAAGGGTGCTGACGACGCCGAACGTATCAGGTTCATCAACCTCCCGGAGGAAGCCGTAGAGACGAAGGGTATTAAGACCAGCCTCTTCCTGAAGCTATTCGTTGAAAATCACAAACAACACGTCAGAGATGCAGTCGCGAAGCTCACTAGTGAGGCCCTTCAGTCTGATTGCAAGCCCAGTCTAGTCGGGTTTGTCATCGACATGTTCTGCACCACCATGATAGACGTGGCCAATGAGTTTGGGGTTCCTACCTACGTCTTCTTCACGTCCGGCGCAGGCTTTCTCGGGCTTGTGCTCCACCTCCAAACCCTTCATGACGAGCAGAACAAGGACTGCACTGAGCTGAAGGAATCGGATCCTGATTTGGTTTTGCCGTGTCTTGTCAACCCAATGCCTGCTAGAGTCTTGCCTGGCATGTATCTGGACAAGGATAGCGCCACAGAGTTCATCAACCATGCCAGAAGGTTCAGAGAAACCAAGGGGATTTTGGTAAACACCTTCATGGAGCTAGAATCCCACGGCCGCGGAGCTCTTACCGACTGCAAAACCCCGTCGCTGTACCCTGTAGGGCCCATACTGAACTTGAAGAGTGACCCTGAAGGCTCGGAGCTGGccaaaaagaaggaaattttggagTGGCTTGATGATCAACCTCCTTTGTCGGTGGTGTTCCTGTGCTTTGGGAGCATGGGATGCTTTGGTGGGGACCAAGTGAAGGAGATAGCCGCCGCGCTTGAGCACAGCGGCCTCCGATTCTTGTGGTCCCTACGCCAGCCCCCGCCAAAGGGGGAGCTTCCATTCGCCAGTGATTATGCTGATCCCAGCGGAGTCCTGCCCCAAGGGTTCCTCGACCGCACGGCCGGGACAGGGAAGGTCATAGGATGGGCCCCGCAAGTTGCGGTCTTGGGCCATCCATCGGTGGGTGGGTTCGTGTCCCATTGCGGGTGGAATTCAACCCTAGAGAGTCTCTGGTACGGGGTGCCAGTTGCGGCTTGGCCAATGTACGTGGAGCAGCAGTTGAATGCGTTTGAGCTGGTGAGGGAGTTGGGACTGGCGGTGGAGATTAAGATGGATTACAGGAGGGAAGGGGAGGTGGTGGTGAGGGCGGAGGAGATAGAGAGAGGGATAAGGGAGGTGATGGAGGTTGAGAGTGAGCAGAGGAAGAAGGTGAAGGAGATGAGTGAGAAGAGCAGGAGAGCGTTGATGGATGGTGGTTCCTCACACTCATCATTGGACCGTTTCATTGATCAGATCTTCCTGTGA
- the LOC114826973 gene encoding pentatricopeptide repeat-containing protein At3g22150, chloroplastic-like — MANEALLFYSQMKSASPGTKADPYTYSSTLKACTDTRNFKMVRRVFDTMRKRNVVAWNTLVSWLGGEYVTDLFVVSSAIFMYAELGCLEYARKIFDHCSERNTEIWNTMIGAYVQNNSPIEAIDLFFQAVNSEVAILDEVTFLSVLTACSQMQQLELAGQLHAFIIKHLRLMPVILLNATIVMYSRCNSVDMSFKIFHKMPERDVVSWNTMISAFVQNGLDDEALMLVYEMQKQRFMIDSVTVTALLSASSNLRNPDIGKQTHAYLIRHDIQFEGMDSYLIDMYAKSGSVRIAERVFKKDYSRDRDQATWNSMIAGYTQNGLSEEAFFVFRQMLEQNLIPNAVTLASVLPACNIVGNIDMGKQLHGFSIRHYLAQNVFVGSALIDMYSKCGAVTYAENVFAGSHEKNSVTYTTMILGYGQHGMGERALSLFHSMQKSGIAPDAITLVAVLSACSYAGLVNEGLLIYDSMKREYNIKPLTAHYCCIADIIHKHFELGKIVAGKLLELEAANGKRGYHVLLSNMYAEEGKWENVDNVRKQMREKGLRKETGCSWIDISGFLNCFVSRNQNHPQGDEIYDILEELTVKMKDTGYRPSLNSSLDAILEPYD, encoded by the exons ATGGCCAATGAAGCCCTCTTGTTCTACTCCCAGATGAAATCCGCCTCTCCCGGCACCAAGGCCGACCCTTACACTTACTCTTCTACCCTCAAAGCCTGCACCGACACGCGCAATTTCAAGATGG TGCGTAGAGTGTTTGATACAATGCGCAAGAGGAATGTGGTTGCTTGGAATACGCTGGTTTCGTG GTTGGGTGGGGAATACGTGACTGACTTGTTTGTTGTGAGCTCGGCAATATTTATGTATGCCGAGCTTGGTTGCCTTGAATATGCTAGGAAGATTTTTGACCATTGTTCGGAGAGAAATACAGAGATTTGGAACACTATGATCGGTGCATATGTTCAAAACAACAGTCCTATTGAAGCGATCGACCTCTTCTTTCAAGCTGTAAACTCAGAAGTGGCTATTCTTGATGAGGTGACTTTCCTATCAGTTTTAACTGCATGTTCACAGATGCAACAGTTGGAATTAGCCGGACAGCTGCATGCTTTTATCATCAAGCATTTGAGATTGATGCCCGTTATTTTACTCAATGCGACTATCGTAATGTATTCAAGGTGCAATTCTGTTGACATGTCATTCAAAATTTTTCATAAGATGCCTGAGAGGGATGTTGTTTCATGGAATACGATGATTTCTGCATTCGTGCAAAATGGTTTAGATGATGAAGCTTTGATGCTTGTTTATGAGATGCAAAAGCAAAGGTTCATGATTGATTCGGTAACTGTAACTGCTCTACTTTCGGCTTCATCAAATCTTAGAAATCCAGATATTGGAAAGCAGACTCATGCTTATCTTATTAGGCATGACATACAATTTGAGGGGATGGACAGTTATCTCATCGATATGTATGCTAAATCTGGCTCAGTAAGGATCGCAGAACGGGTTTTCAAAAAAGACTACAGCCGTGATAGAGATCAGGCTACTTGGAATTCTATGATTGCTGGGTACACACAGAATGGGCTATCTGAAGAAGCTTTCTTTGTCTTTAGGCAGATGCTTGAGCAAAATCTAATCCCAAATGCTGTGACCTTAGCATCGGTTCTCCCAGCTTGTAATATAGTGGGAAACATAGATATGGGTAAGCAACTCCATGGGTTCTCTATCCGCCACTACCTTGCCCAAAACGTCTTCGTGGGATCTGCTCTAATTGACATGTATTCCAAATGTGGTGCAGTCACTTATGCTGAAAATGTTTTCGCTGGATCCCATGAGAAGAACTCTGTCACATATACCACAATGATACTGGGCTACGGTCAGCATGGAATGGGTGAGAGAGCTCTCTCTTTGTTTCACTCAATGCAGAAATCTGGCATTGCACCTGATGCCATAACCTTAGTTGCAGTCTTGTCTGCCTGCAGTTATGCTGGTTTGGTTAACGAAGGTCTTTTGATATATGATTCAATGAAAAGGGAATACAATATTAAACCACTAACGGCACACTATTGCTGTATAGCAGACAT AATTCATAAACATTTTGAATTGGGAAAGATTGTTGCTGGGAAATTGCTTGAACTAGAGGCAGCAAATGGCAAAAGGGGCTACCATGTTTTACTCTCAAATATGTATGCCGAGGAAGGCAAGTGGGAAAACGTGGATAATGTGAGGAAACAAATGAGGGAAAAAGGTTTGAGGAAGGAGACTGGATGTAGTTGGATTGATATTAGCGGTTTTTTGAACTGTTTCGTATCTAGGAACCAAAACCATCCTCAGGGTGATGAGATATATGATATATTGGAGGAATTGACTGTGAAGATGAAAGATACTGGTTATAGGCCTTCTCTCAATTCTTCCTTAGATGCAATCTTGGAACCTTATGACTGA
- the LOC103456021 gene encoding UDP-glycosyltransferase 71A15-like, with amino-acid sequence MKRPAQLVFVPAPIIGHIVSTVEMAKQLVARDDQLFITVLVMKLPHAQPFTNTDSSISHRINFVNLPEAQPDKQDTVPNPGSFLRMLVENHTSHVRDAVINLLLESDQSESTSNPRLAGFVLDMFCASLMDVANEFKVPSYLFFTSNASTLALKFHFQSLCDEGGIDITELTSSTAELAVPSFTNPYPASVLPGSFLDKESTKTILNSINRFKQTKGILVNTFMELESHALHYLDSGDKIPPVYPVGPLLNLKSSDEDKVSDVLRWLDDQPPFSVVFLCFGSMGSFGEAQVKEIACALEHSGHRFLWSLRRPPPKGKRAMPSDYEDLKTVLPEGFLDRTATVGKVIGWAPQAAILGHPATGGFVSHCGWNSTLESLWNGVPIAAWPMYAEQNLNAFQLVVELGLAVEIKMDYRRDNDVVVSAEDIERGIRQVMELDSDVRKRVKEMSEKSKKALVDGGSSYSSLGRFIDQI; translated from the coding sequence ATGAAGAGACCAGCACAACTAGTGTTCGTTCCCGCCCCAATCATTGGCCACATCGTATCAACGGTCGAGATGGCAAAGCAACTCGTTGCTCGGGACGACCAACTGTTTATCACAGTCCTCGTCATGAAGCTTCCCCACGCCCAACCATTCACCAACACTGATTCTTCAATCTCTCACCGTATCAACTTCGTCAACCTCCCCGAAGCCCAACCGGACAAACAAGACACTGTCCCCAATCCCGGGTCCTTCTTAAGAATGCTCGTCGAAAATCACACATCTCACGTCAGAGACGCCGTTATCAACTTACTCCTCGAGTCAGATCAGTCTGAGTCGACGTCGAACCCTCGGCTTGCCGGGTTCGTGCTCGACATGTTTTGCGCAAGCCTAATGGACGTGGCCAACGAATTTAAGGTTCCCTCCTACCTGTTCTTCACCTCCAACGCTTCGACTCTCGCACTTAAGTTCCATTTTCAATCGCTTTGTGACGAGGGGGGAATAGATATAACTGAGTTGACGAGCTCAACCGCTGAATTGGCCGTCCCGAGTTTCACCAACCCTTACCCTGCCTCTGTCTTGCCTGGTTCGTTTCTGGACAAGGAGAGCACCAAAACAATCCTCAACTCCATCAACAGGTTTAAACAAACCAAGGGTATTTTGGTTAATACATTCATGGAGCTAGAATCGCATGCTCTTCATTATCTTGATTctggtgataaaatcccacccGTGTATCCGGTGGGACCCTTATTGAACCTCAAAAGTAGTGATGAAGATAAGGTCTCGGATGTCTTGAGGTGGCTTGATGATCAGCCTCCTTTCTCGGTGGTGTTCCTGTGTTTTGGAAGCATGGGAAGTTTCGGTGAGGCCCAGGTGAAAGAGATAGCGTGCGCGCTAGAGCACAGCGGACATCGGTTTTTGTGGTCCCTTCGCCGGCCCCCACCTAAAGGCAAGAGAGCTATGCCAAGCGACTACGAGGATCTAAAGACAGTCTTGCCCGAAGGGTTTCTTGATCGGACTGCTACGGTTGGGAAGGTGATTGGTTGGGCCCCGCAAGCGGCCATCCTAGGCCATCCGGCAACCGGAGGGTTTGTATCACATTGCGGGTGGAATTCTACGTTGGAAAGTTTATGGAATGGCGTGCCGATTGCCGCATGGCCAATGTACGCGGAGCAAAACCTGAATGCCTTTCAATTGGTGGTGGAGTTGGGATTGGCAGTGGAGATTAAGATGGATTATCGGAGGGACAACGACGTGGTGGTGAGCGCAGAAGACATAGAAAGAGGGATAAGGCAAGTGATGGAGCTTGACAGTGATGTAAGGAAAAGAGTGAAGGAAATGAGTGAAAAGAGCAAGAAAGCCTTGGTGGATGGTGGTTCTTCTTACTCTTCATTAGGGCGTTTTATTGATCAAATTTAA
- the LOC103431317 gene encoding putative UDP-glucose flavonoid 3-O-glucosyltransferase 3, producing the protein MKQPTKLVFIPSAGTGHLISAVEMAKLLVSRDEKLFITVLIMKLPFESKGTEAYISSLQSSPVLSRVNFITLPQAASDIDTRKSPNAFRSQFIESHKPYVKDAVSKLAESESESTRVAGFVIDMFCTTMIDVANDFGVPTYMFFTSPAGFLGLVLNIQTIRDVYGKHVSEFKGSDAELTLPTFVDSVPAGVLPSVLLDKDGAKAFLGYANRFRELKGILINTFVELESHALDSLSDGKTPPVYPVGPILNLKSSETEVGSKQAQQKSDILEWLDDQPDSSVVFLCFGSMGSFGEDQVREIASGLEQSGHRFLWSLRQPPPKGIIASPSDYSDPKAVLPEGFLERTAGIGKVIGWAPQTAILAHPAVGGFVSHCGWNSTLESLWFGVPVAAWPVYAEQQLNAFELVRELGLAVEVNMEYRRDLYGEYPNVVKAHELERGIKELMEKDSDVRKRVKDMSEKSKKALMVGGSSYNSLGRFLDQISL; encoded by the coding sequence ATGAAGCAACCAACGAAACTCGTCTTCATCCCCTCTGCCGGCACCGGCCACCTCATCTCCGCTGTGGAGATGGCAAAGCTCCTTGTCTCTCGAGACGAGAAACTCTTCATCACAGTCCTCATCATGAAGCTCCCCTTCGAATCCAAGGGTACAGAGGCCTACATATCCTCCCTCCAATCCTCTCCCGTGTTGTCACGTGTCAACTTCATCACCCTCCCACAGGCCGCCTCCGACATCGACACGCGCAAAAGTCCCAACGCCTTCCGCAGCCAATTCATCGAGAGCCACAAACCCTACGTCAAAGATGCTGTCTCCAAACTCGCCGAGTCAGAGTCCGAGTCGACTCGGGTTGCCGGGTTTGTCATCGACATGTTTTGCACGACAATGATCGACGTGGCCAATGATTTCGGAGTTCCTACGTACATGTTCTTCACTTCGCCGGCCGGGTTTCTCGGGCTGGTACTTAATATCCAAACGATTCGCGACGTGTATGGCAAGCACGTAAGCGAGTTCAAGGGCTCGGATGCTGAGTTGACACTGCCAACTTTTGTCGACTCGGTTCCGGCTGGAGTTTTGCCAAGCGTCCTTTTGGACAAGGATGGTGCGAAAGCTTTCCTTGGCTATGCCAACAGGTTTAGAGAACTCAAGGGTATTCTGATAAATACGTTCGTTGAGTTGGAATCACACGCCCTTGATTCACTTTCTGATGGTAAGACCCCACCTGTGTACCCTGTGGGACCTATTCTGAACCTAAAGAGCAGTGAAACCGAAGTGGGTTCGAAGCAGGCTCAGCAGAAGTCGGATATATTGGAGTGGCTAGATGACCAGCCCGATTCATCTGTGGTGTTCCTGTGCTTTGGGAGCATGGGAAGCTTTGGTGAGGACCAGGTGAGGGAGATAGCATCGGGGCTGGAGCAGAGCGGGCATCGCTTCTTGTGGTCGCTGCGCCAGCCCCCACCAAAGGGGATTATCGCTTCCCCTAGTGACTATTCGGATCCTAAGGCAGTCCTACCTGAAGGATTCCTCGAACGGACAGCTGGGATTGGGAAGGTCATAGGTTGGGCTCCGCAAACGGCGATCCTAGCCCACCCGGCCGTCGGAGGGTTCGTGTCCCATTGCGGGTGGAATTCCACGTTGGAGAGCCTATGGTTTGGCGTGCCGGTCGCCGCTTGGCCGGTGTACGCGGAGCAACAACTAAATGCATTTGAGTTGGTGAGGGAATTAGGATTGGCCGTGGAAGTTAATATGGAGTATAGGAGGGACTTGTACGGTGAGTACCCAAATGTTGTGAAGGCACATGAACTAGAGCGAGGGATAAAGGAGTTGATGGAGAAGGATAGTGATGTGAGGAAGAGGGTGAAGGACATGAGTGAGAAGAGCAAGAAAGCCCTGATGGTTGGTGGCTCCTCTTACAATTCATTGGGACGTTTTCTTGATCAAATTTCCCTATGA
- the LOC103424711 gene encoding UDP-glycosyltransferase 71A16-like, which translates to MKALYVLSWLGQGKAPRIQAAELVFIPAIGIGHLASSFEIAKLLVARDDRLFITVLTMKLPLEYNLKLKGADDAERIRFINLPEEAVETKGIKTSLFLKLFVENHKQHVRDAVAKLTSEALQSDCKPRLVGFVIDMFCTTMIDVANEFGVPTYVFFTSGAGFLGLVLHLQTLHDEQNKDCTELKESDPDLVLPCLVNPMPARVLPGMYLDKDSATEFINHARRFRETKGILVNTFMELESHGLGALTDCKTPPLYPVGPILNLKSDPEGSELAKKKEILEWLDDQPPLSVVFLCFGSMGCFGGDQVKEIAAALEHCGLRFLWSLRQPPPKGELPFASDYADPSGVLPQGFLDRTAGTGKVIGWAPQVAVLGHPSVGGFVSHCGWNSTLESLWYGVPVAAWPMYAEQHLNAFELVRELVLAVEIKMDYRREGEVVVRAEEIERGIREVMEVESEQRKKVQGMSEKSRRALMDGGSSHSSLGRLIDQIFL; encoded by the exons ATGAAAGCTTTGTACGTCCTTTCGTGGTTGGGCCAAGGGAAAGCTCCAAGAATT CAAGCTGCAGAGCTAGTGTTCATTCCTGCGATAGGTATTGGCCATCTTGCGTCCTCGTTCGAGATCGCAAAGCTCTTAGTTGCTCGAGACGACCGGCTTTTCATCACAGTACTCACCATGAAGCTGCCCTTGGAGTACAACTTGAAGCTCAAGGGTGCTGACGACGCCGAACGTATCAGATTCATCAACCTCCCGGAGGAAGCCGTAGAGACGAAGGGTATTAAGACCAGCCTCTTCCTGAAGCTATTCGTTGAAAATCACAAACAACACGTCAGAGATGCAGTCGCGAAGCTCACTAGTGAGGCCCTTCAGTCTGATTGCAAGCCCAGGCTAGTCGGGTTTGTCATCGACATGTTCTGCACCACCATGATAGACGTGGCCAATGAGTTTGGGGTTCCTACCTACGTCTTCTTCACGTCCGGCGCAGGCTTTCTCGGGCTTGTGCTCCACCTCCAAACCCTTCATGACGAGCAGAACAAGGACTGCACTGAGCTGAAGGAATCGGATCCTGATTTGGTTTTGCCATGTCTTGTCAACCCAATGCCTGCTAGAGTCTTGCCTGGCATGTATCTGGACAAGGATAGCGCCACAGAGTTCATCAACCATGCCAGAAGGTTCAGAGAAACCAAGGGGATTTTGGTAAACACCTTCATGGAGCTAGAATCCCACGGCCTCGGAGCTCTTACCGACTGCAAAACCCCGCCGCTGTACCCTGTAGGGCCCATACTGAACTTGAAGAGTGACCCTGAAGGCTCGGAGCTGGccaaaaagaaggaaattttggagTGGCTTGATGATCAACCTCCTTTGTCGGTGGTGTTCCTGTGCTTTGGGAGCATGGGATGCTTTGGTGGGGACCAAGTGAAGGAGATAGCCGCCGCGCTTGAGCACTGCGGCCTCCGATTCTTGTGGTCCCTACGCCAGCCCCCGCCAAAGGGGGAGCTTCCATTCGCCAGTGATTATGCTGATCCCAGCGGAGTCCTGCCCCAAGGGTTCCTCGACCGCACGGCCGGGACAGGGAAGGTCATAGGATGGGCCCCGCAAGTTGCGGTCTTGGGCCATCCATCGGTGGGTGGGTTCGTGTCCCATTGCGGGTGGAATTCAACCCTAGAGAGTCTCTGGTACGGGGTGCCAGTTGCGGCTTGGCCAATGTACGCGGAGCAGCATTTGAATGCTTTTGAGCTGGTGAGGGAGTTGGTACTGGCGGTGGAGATTAAGATGGATTACAGGAGGGAAGGGGAGGTGGTGGTGAGGGCGGAGGAGATAGAGAGAGGGATAAGGGAGGTGATGGAGGTTGAGAGTGAGCAGAGGAAGAAGGTGCAGGGGATGAGTGAGAAGAGCAGGAGAGCGTTGATGGATGGTGGTTCCTCACACTCATCATTGGGCCGTCTCATTGATCAGATCTTCCTGTGA